The Castanea sativa cultivar Marrone di Chiusa Pesio chromosome 4, ASM4071231v1 sequence AAACTATACACATCCCCTTTTGTAGTAGCATGCCATGTTTGCCCATATTCAGGAGCAACATAACCAATTGTCCCTGCCACCACTGTACTAACATGACTATCCCCAGCATCAACAACTCTAGCTAGACCAAAATCAGTAACCCGTGCTTTCCCATCCTTATCAAGTAGGACATTGCTAGCCTTCACATCACGATGCACAATGGCAGGGTAGCATTCATGGTGTAGAAACATTAATGCACGAGCTACATCAAGTGCCACATCAATTCTTCTCCTCCATGTAAGCTTTATTCTGTCTGATATGAGGTCCTCCAAGCTTCCACCTTCCATGTACTCATAAACTAGAATTTTCTGTGTGCCATCCAAGCACCAACCATAAAGTGTTACAAGGTTTGGATGTGGCCAACCAAATCCATTGCCACTTAGAACCTCCATTTCAGCTCGGAATTCCCTTTCACcctctattccttctctttgaAGCTTTTTAACTGCCACTTCTCTCCCATCAGGCAATACTCCTCGGTAGACTGTGCCAAATCCCCCCTTTCCAATAATCCTCTCCTCTGAAAAGTTACCAGTCGCTTTTAAAATGTCTGCATGTGTGAAAGCTGTTTTGTCCAAACGAATGACCTTAATCGTATCTGACAACCATGGTGATGAATAGCTAGAACTTGATGCAAGATCATGCCGGTACTTTATATCCTGTAGTAGATACCCTGGTGATTCTGATGGGCTCTTCACCATCATGCAGACTATGAGTGACAATACCCcaaatattaagaaaatcaGTGTCAAAGTTAGGAACACCAAGAACGCAGCAAATCTAGGACGCCTGTTTGTCTTCCTATCATGATCGGCACCATGTGGAAACTTATTTGTGGTGTTGTCAATGAAATTTGGAAGTTCCAAAAGGGGGTCACCGAGATAGGATGACTTCTCAAACGTTGAAAATTGCCCGGTTGGAATTTCACCAGAGATCTGTGGATTGTATGAGATATTGAACTTGCTTAGCTCACTCAGGTTGCTAAAGCTTGCTGGGAACATGCCAGAAAAATTGTTGCAGGACAAGTCCAGATTCTGCAGGCACTTAATGTTACCAATTTCCCCAGGAATTTCACCAGAAAACTTGTTATTGGAAATGTTTAGGACTACAAGTGGCATTTCTCCAATTTGAGGAGGGAGTTTCCCATAGAATTCATTGAAGCCCAAATGCAACATACTGAAATTCTGCATCTTACCAATATCTGGAGGGACCTCACCTGAAAGCCGATTCCCACTTAGTTGAACATAACCGGAGATTTGAGAGGTCCTGACTGATGAACCAGCTGCACATATTGGGAAAATACTATTTCCTTGAAGTAGCCTATCCCATATGCTTCTACAACTCTTCCTTGTGAGGATGTCATACGCAAAACTGAAAGGAGGGTAGTTTGCAGGAATCCACCTCTGCATCGCCAAACACTCCCCTGAGCCAGCAATAATCCGGTCATTTTCCCGGCGATTAGACTCGAAAGTTGCCAAGGCATTTGTACCAATATTTGTCAATTGAGGTGGGATTTTCCCAGAAAGTTGGTTGTTGGCAAGGTTCAACCACAACAAGCTTGTGCAATTTCCCAAATCCGGTGGAATCTTCCCCGATAGGAAATTATTTGCAAGCATCAACCATAAGAGTGACGTCAAATTTCCAAAGGTGGGAGGTATTGATCCAGTTAGCCTGTTAAAAGAGAGGTCAAGTGCTTGCAGGCGGGACAGGTTTCCATATTCTGATGGTATAGTTCCAGAAAATTCATTGTAAGCAAGGATCAAGAACTTCAAACTTGGCATTTCAGAGATTTCAACTGGAAGTGGACCTGAAAAGTTGTTGAAGCTCAGGTCTAATCTAGAAATGTTAGGAAGCTTGAGAATTCCCGATGTATTTATCCCACCGGTATACAAATTGCTGTGCAATACAAGAAACTTAACCTTAGTGAATTTCCCAAAAATCCCTTGTATATCTCCTCCAAAATTGTTCCTGCTCAAATCCAAGAAGGTTAAGTTATTCAAGCTGAGAAGTGAATCAGGAATGTCATTGGAAAAGCTGTTGTTCCCCAAGTACAAAGCTTGAAGACTAGAAATTGATCCCATCTCTGCTGGTATTTTTCCTGTAAAATTATTACTCGACAGATTTAAAATAACCAAACTTCGACAATTTGATATATTCCCTGGAACCTGATCAGTAAAATTATTTTCAGACAGGTCTAAAACTTGCAAGCTACAGTTAGTACCAAACATTGACGACGAAATAGGCCCGTTGAAATTGTTTTCTGAGGCAGAAAACTCAAGCAGCCTTTCAAAACCATTCCATAATTCCCCACTTAACTTGTTTGTGCTCAAATCCAAGAACTGCAAATTCTGGCATGTATCAAAACCGCCATTGATCACGCCCGTGAAGTTATTCGCCGATATATTCAACACAACCAACTTGTCACAAATTGTTGGGAGGCTCAACTGGACCTCCCCACATATTCTATTGACAGAAATATCAAGCTTCTCAAGCTTATTCAACCCTGTCAAGTTCAGGTGGCCGCCAAGCATGTTATGTGAGAGATTGAGATGCGCAAGGTTTTGGCACCGGTTTAAGTCCTCAGGAATCACTCCACTGAGAGTGTTCTTGGAGAGGTCGAGGAAAGAGAGCTCGGTTAGCAACGAGAAGTTTCCGAATAACTTGCCGGAGATTTGGTTGTCTGAGAGGTTGATGCTGGTGACTCTTGCTGTTCTGGTAGCAGTACTGCAATTTATTCCAGGCCATTCACACGGGTTATCGCTCTGCTTGTTCCACTGTGAGTATTTTCCTCTGTTTATTTGATTGTTTCCTTCAAAGAATACTTTCAGATTTAGCAGGACTTCTTTGTCTCTGGCCAGAGAATCTCCAGCAACAAACGTACCTGCAGAATTCAATGATTTATTAGATTCtcataattaaaaacatgtttgaGACAGAATCATCGTCGAACAACTAACACATGTTCTGGTTTTATTAAACAAGAAAACATCCTTGGTAAACGTGAGAATTCTATTATTTAATGTTAACAGAAAAATACCCATTAAACTTTTTGGAAGTTTGAATGTATTTTGAAACATATTAAGGTTCTGGGTGCCATGAAAGATGAACTTGGGCAAGACATATAGTATTGGAAAAGCTGAATTCAGagtaaaaaaccaaaagaataaAGATTTGACAAAGAAAAATACAGGTTCAATCAGTACCTGTGATCAagattaagaaaacaaataaagcaaCCGGCCATGAATCAGTTTCCTCGTCTGACATGCTAGTTCTAATATGAgcttctttatcttcttcttcttcttcttcttagtcTTTTGTCTTCGTTTTCTTTGTAGAATTTTGAGATTAAAGAATAGCTTCCTATAATTCCatgaataaaatcaaagaaCCAAAAATTTGAAGTGTGTTATGGATTTTCTCAATATCAGAATGTTATTCCAATGTCGTTGAAGGACACTGCCAGCAGATAGACCAAACCAAACTTGCAACTAATGCTttcaaaacttgtttttttttttaatattaaaaaccttttacaataaaatattacgACCCTTTTGGTCCAAAATAAATATTGTGTCTCTATTAATATCACTTAAGGACAATGCCTTAATAGAATCAATcggtctttttttattaaaaaaaatagaaacaataaGATAAGTCTTTTAGAAAGATAATTGAGAATTAacttctcacttttttttttataatatattgattcttttacagaaaaaaaaaaaaaagttatttcaaTTTACATGAACTTTATAGGGCTCCCAAGTATGATTCTTCATTAGATAAGTGTGTTGTTATAGTCACACTTAGACAGGGTttcttgaaggaaaaaaataaaaaaaaataaaaaattttattatatataaaataaaattattagtgtaatatttaaaaaaaaattaggaagaagaattttacaaaattaagcTATGTAAGAAGGTGCATCATCCTTCTAGAAAAGACGGAGATTACAAGCTAGGAGCTGGTGAGCCGCCCATGTTGACCAAACTTCGGCTCCGGGTTTGACTAGGACTCCATATATGCACTCACGTTGACGTTGATtgtagaatatttttttaaaataagacaAAGCTTTGAATATGAACAAATAAACCAAACTGCACGATCAATAAAAACGAAAAATACccgctcaaaaaaaaaaaatcgaaaaatAAAAAGCACTATAAATGAACCAAGATATTTATGAGCAAAATGAGCTCAAATCGGAAAGGACTTGTTGAGATTCAATATGATctaagtttaaaaataaataatgtgtttGTAAACAAGTTTATGAGCAtaagactattttttttttttaagtctacataatattatatatttataagttatatgtatatttttgaaaaaatatacttaattaaataagcttgaaatttaatgatatatCTGTATAAATGGGTCtatttgatatcaaattattatttttagttcatTAATAATCATAATTCAACAGTATCTGTAGTAAAAATTTGTAGATTCTTGAAGGGTGTAAAAGATTTCAACCATTATTTTACCATATATGgagaaaaatactataaaagcaaaattgaacatgtaattttatttttgataataaacTTGAGTTCGGTTTGTGTTCAAAATAGAATTAAATGAGAAAGTTTGAACTTTCATTACTAGGCTCATTTATAGTCCTGCCAGTTTGTGGGTCCGTAAGTTGCTctactaatttatttttctaacctggtaatttttttttttaaatatacatctccattaaaaataatagGAGGTGTCATTTGAGCTACATAGCTCTCGAGTTTAAAGTGGTATGTTGCTTTAATCATTTGTGTGAATTTATGTAATAATAATACTATGGCATAGTATTATTATTACATAAATTCACACAAATTACATTTAATTTTAGGATCAAATTACATTTattgtaaatattattaatattaaaattttttatagtatataatcaatattttgaatctcaccaaaaaaagaattaatattttgaagaTGACATCATTTGAcactctctcttttattttaagacgtacatcaaattttgtattagttgaatattatttaatatcaGAGTACATAATAAgtatttgaaatataaatattttatagataaaatatttatatctattcatattcataatttaactgtatatttgttataaaaaaaaaaaaaaaaaacatgtttacaGAAGTTATTTCACCTCCATCTTGAACCAAACCCCTTTACCAAGTAAGGAAATATAAACAAAGGGTTAGGAAGTTGGAGAAGGAAACCCATGGTATTAGAATTCGCTATCATAAGTTTCTGGACACCCATCATTCTATCGGTGctcaataaaattaataaaaatataaaactaagtTGACCCACTTTCAATTAAGTAATTAACTATTGTTATTTAAATTGTTTGCATTAGAAACTTCTTTATTTAGTCTCTTAACAACAAGTTTGCTGCCAAATGCCGAATTGccaattacctttttttttttaacccctAAAGATTTGAAATGTAATACCTATCACAATCTCTCTCAGGATTTATTTTGATTGTCCATTATTTCTttgcctttttttaaaaatatttttttgttttattggaagagaaattttcATTGTTTGCAAGCAATGAGTTTTCATGATCTTCATAATTTGCCTCCAAGGCTTCAAAGCATGTGGAAAGTGTGAGATATTGCAAATCCCTCGCGTGCCAAGAATCACATAGAAAGCTTGGAAGTGAGGGTAAGAATTGGTTGagaaaattattacatttttggTTATGGTGGGGACTTGCCTAAGGAAAAccattaaaatccaaaaatataaaatggactagcaatttcaaatttcaatgggTTTGGTGGGACTAGGATATCCAAAATCTTTATTCAATTGCCAATTCTGTTTCATGAGCTCTTTTAAGGCAATGGATAGTGGATACTAGCAATACAATCCgatatatatgattattatagATTCTGTGTTGAGAATGTGATTTGGTCTTTTTGGTCAATACCAACTAGTATGAATCAAATCTATAATTAGGATGCGGTTTCAATCTTTCAATTAGTTCAACTGATAAAGACTTTTGtcgttaaataagagatctgaggttagAAGCATGTTTACACCAGTAATCAATTGGTGTCTTGCGGCAAGATGATATAGAGCAATCATCATGGAGTAGATATCGTATGTTTGAAATTcattataacaataataaagtaaataaataaataaaaacctaaaattAGGGAGTGTGCATAAATCGGGTTATATTTTCATGAATTGTGCTTAAATGTTTCATCTcttgtaaaaaattgtattttctttcatcaagtatttaaacattttttcaataaaatacaattcatataatattcttaaattatatatattccaaaattttctaaactaattCTCAAACTCCCAAACtgaatcaaactaaaaaaattaaattgagggtaattaaataaacttatatatatcaagggagtcaatttcgtaccggaggctgtattGGTTTGACAAATGGAACGATATATTttggtaccggtcaataccagTGTACCATTTTGTGTTTactgtttttttatatttataaatatatatatatatatatatattataataaatataaaagtttaccataaaacattaccctAATTTAGAATAAATCATTCATGactttagactttagcatcaataaaaagaaaagaaaaaaaacacaatataaaaaacagaaagcttaattgttcattgcatactaaaaaaacaaataatactaataagttaatgcaaataagttaccattatattcttacaaaaattcaaaaattacaaaattagaagaaaaaaaaaacttttttttttcagtaccAGCCGGTATGCCCGGTACCGGCTGATAATACCCAAAATTAGCCGGTATTTAAACCAGTACAAAACGTTAGTATTTCAATACCGGTATACGTACCGGTATGGTATCGACCaccttgatatatatatatatatatagtgggttgggttgggtcaaatgaattaaaaaaaattatcaacctaaatcCGACCCAACTGaaggatcaaaataaaattataactcAAACCAACTCATGAAAACCAACCCAATGTGTCAAGTTAGGTTTGGTTAATTAGGACAGTTTTGTCTAGTTGGTGGTTTAGATGCACATCCCTATCCACGAGGACTACAACCCTTCTTCCTTATTGATGTCATGGCTAATAAATTTGGCCACTATAGGAGAAAATATTCCGTACATTGGTGCATTGCATCTTTATGTGAAAGGAAAGTATAATACTAACAATTTGACATTGGAATCTTGGATTCCATCTTAATTATGACTATGGACAGGGGCGGCGCTAGTCTATATTcaaggggttcaaatgaaccccctgatttcaaaatataatatatatatatatatatatatatataatattttttttgtcagtttaattctttaatttatttttaaaaatatttttgcatacCCTGAATTAAATTTTGTACATCTTTATTACAAGTATTTCAAACTCTAAGAGTAAAGAGTAAATGTTTGTGAATTGTaagtatcactcttttttataaatttatattatgtgtgTGAGTATATCTAATATTGATTGTGtgcattactttttattataatgctatttgtgtgaattatgatgtgtgtggacgtttgtgtgtacaatataaatattagataaatttatataatttataattaggaAATAGAAATGGTTTGTTACATGTAtgtgtattgttatcatgttataataactttttgttataaagctagtaaaatttaaggaaaaaaattgtaaagttaaTATTTGTCCAaacatttgattggttaagtagacacgtagtatataattttatgtatgaatgagTATGGTTGTGTgcgtcaataattaatacaaagctaatgagtttagtttagtcatttagtttaaaatatttttataaaaaaataacaaattgataataacaattgcataaaaataaaaatgttagattaacttaacaaaataaaatagttataGGCTCATAGCTACCCACATTAGTAATAGATACTTATAATGAActatcatataacaattaaaattttaagaatttgtagaagaaaattgtaaaacttcatgtattaattttttttgtcgataactcgatatattcaagttctttttttattaaatttttttaatgattctcCTAAACAAAATTCATGGAGCCACCACTGACTATGGAGGTCTATAAGTAAAGAGAAAGCTATTGCTCGAGTAAATTTTGTTAGAGCTTGAAAAGTGATCTCAATTTAGATCGGGACTTTTAGCTAACCTGTCAATATTATTGTAaaagcaaaacccaaaatcatgTCATACTCACACATTTCCAGCAATCGGCATCATCTCCGGATTCGTGATCAAGCCAATTTTGTCATAATCAGAATCTCATGCAGCCCCT is a genomic window containing:
- the LOC142631826 gene encoding putative LRR receptor-like serine/threonine-protein kinase At1g74360, which codes for MSDEETDSWPVALFVFLILITGTFVAGDSLARDKEVLLNLKVFFEGNNQINRGKYSQWNKQSDNPCEWPGINCSTATRTARVTSINLSDNQISGKLFGNFSLLTELSFLDLSKNTLSGVIPEDLNRCQNLAHLNLSHNMLGGHLNLTGLNKLEKLDISVNRICGEVQLSLPTICDKLVVLNISANNFTGVINGGFDTCQNLQFLDLSTNKLSGELWNGFERLLEFSASENNFNGPISSSMFGTNCSLQVLDLSENNFTDQVPGNISNCRSLVILNLSSNNFTGKIPAEMGSISSLQALYLGNNSFSNDIPDSLLSLNNLTFLDLSRNNFGGDIQGIFGKFTKVKFLVLHSNLYTGGINTSGILKLPNISRLDLSFNNFSGPLPVEISEMPSLKFLILAYNEFSGTIPSEYGNLSRLQALDLSFNRLTGSIPPTFGNLTSLLWLMLANNFLSGKIPPDLGNCTSLLWLNLANNQLSGKIPPQLTNIGTNALATFESNRRENDRIIAGSGECLAMQRWIPANYPPFSFAYDILTRKSCRSIWDRLLQGNSIFPICAAGSSVRTSQISGYVQLSGNRLSGEVPPDIGKMQNFSMLHLGFNEFYGKLPPQIGEMPLVVLNISNNKFSGEIPGEIGNIKCLQNLDLSCNNFSGMFPASFSNLSELSKFNISYNPQISGEIPTGQFSTFEKSSYLGDPLLELPNFIDNTTNKFPHGADHDRKTNRRPRFAAFLVFLTLTLIFLIFGVLSLIVCMMVKSPSESPGYLLQDIKYRHDLASSSSYSSPWLSDTIKVIRLDKTAFTHADILKATGNFSEERIIGKGGFGTVYRGVLPDGREVAVKKLQREGIEGEREFRAEMEVLSGNGFGWPHPNLVTLYGWCLDGTQKILVYEYMEGGSLEDLISDRIKLTWRRRIDVALDVARALMFLHHECYPAIVHRDVKASNVLLDKDGKARVTDFGLARVVDAGDSHVSTVVAGTIGYVAPEYGQTWHATTKGDVYSFGVLTMELATGRRALDGGEECLVEWAKRVMGNGRQGLSKSVIPVVLLGSGLAEGAEEMSELLRVGVKCTAESPQARPNMKEVLAMLIKISCIRGEFNYGHSPPS